ATTTTAGCCAGGTTACAGTTTTCAAAATCAGTCATAACGCAAGTCGCCTTAGCAGATTATCATGGTGATACCCAGCAAACTTTTGCCTTGGTGACCCAGAACTTGGCAAGTCGACTTCGGGTCAGACAAAAAATGATCGCTGTTAGTACTTATCCAATCATCTTAGTTGCTGCCTTAGTCATCATGGTTATAGGCTTGAAAACGTATCTATTACCCCAGGTTGAAACGACTAATCTGGCTGGGTGGTTGCTATATAGCTTACCAGTACTAGTTGTTGCCGGGAGCATTAGCCTAACCCTTTCTATCCTGTTTTTGAAGCGGTATATGAAACGAACATTACCCCTAAAACTGTTTCAAAACCTAGCTCGCTTACCTGTCATTGGTATGTTCGTTAAGTGTTACCTGACATCATTTTATGCTAGAGAGTGGGGGAACTTAATCAAACAAGGCCTAGAGATGCGACAGATTTTGGTGCTTATGCAGGTACAAGATGACAGGTTGTTTCGAGAAATAGGTCAGGATTTGTTAGCTGCTATGCAACTTGGTAGGGCCTTTCATGAGCAAATTGCTAGCTATCGTTTTTTCACAGCGGAACTCTCTTTGATGATCGAATATGGGGAGATGAAGTCGACCCTAGGTGATGAACTCCTGCTATATTCAGATGCCTCATGGCAGGTCTTTTTTGACAGGGTAGATACAGCGACGAATCTGGTGCAGCCTTTGATATTTTTATTTGTGGGATTGATGATTGTTTTAATCTATGCAGCCATGTTATTACCTATTTATGCGCAGATGGAGTTGGGGATGTAAAAATGAGGGTTAGAAAATGGGAGGAAAAAAGGATGATGCATAAAAAAATGGTAGCTGCTTTTACTTTACTAGAGATGTTGATTGTTTTGATGATCATCAGTATCCTCATCTTGTTATTTGTCCCCAATTTATCATCTCAAAAGACGACGATTAAGGAGACTGGTAATGCTGCTGTGGTTAAAGTGATTATGTCTCAGGCAGAATTATACCAGCTTAATCATTCGGGAAAAGTATCTTTGAAAATCTTACTAGAAGACGGTAATATCACACAACAACAGGTGGACGCGTATCATGCTTATTATGCACTGGCTAAAAACAAGGGTGAGAAACCAGAAATTCCGGAGGATTAGAGCCTTTACCCTCCTCGAGGCCTTGGTCACATTATCCGTATCCTGCTTGATTATCTTATTATTTACTAATACCTACCAAGATACAGTCCATGCGGTCCGAGGTCAACTGTTTGTTTTACAGTTTGAAAACAAGTTAAAGCATCAACAAGCACAAGCCATCACGAGGTCAGAAACACGGTCGCTATCTGCGACAAATCATGTCGTCAAGATGAATGACCAAGTCCTTGAAACACCAAAAGAGACGCTATTTTCGGATTTTAATATTACCTTTAAAGAAAATGGCAATATCAAATCTATCAAAGCAGCTAAGATTATCATTACTTTACCTTATGAAGGGGATAAACAGATAATTTATCAGCTACAGTTAGGAAGTGGCCAATATAAAAAAACAACAAGTTAGGGGGTATATCTTGCTGGAGAGCTTACTAACTATGGCGCTCCTCGCTGTCATCAGCACCGTTGTCTTAGTCGAGGTCTCAAGATCTAGGGGCACACTTGCTAGGCAAAATGAAAAAATTGCCGTCTTAAATCTTGCCTTGATGGCATTTGATAGTGGCGAATCAAGCTTAAGTCAAAATGGCGTGGCTGTCAAACTAGAAAAAACGGATAAAAAACTGGTGGTAACACATAAGGCACAGGAGGTAGTCAGTCTTGAACTATTACAAGAAATACCTTAAAGCCTTTACGCTACTAGAGAGTTTGGTTGCACTTTTATCTGTTTCTCTATCTGTTTTGCTCATTCAGGGCATGACTAAGCTGGTTATCCAGGAAGTTGCAATCATTCGGCAATCACGAGAGAATGAATGGCAAATTTTTTGTAATTTACTCAGACGTGAATTTGAAACGACTAGGTTAGAAAAGGTCAGTCAAAATTTTTTATATGTCAGTACAGAAAAAGGGTCTAGACGCTATGGTATGAAAGCAGGTACTGATGATTTTAGGAAAACGAATGCATCGGGTCAAGGCTATCAGCCCCTGCTGTTTGGCGTATCCTGTGTTGTCATATCAACCAAACAGCAGGTTGTCACGATCAAGCTGACCTTTAAAAAAGGAGATGAGAGAACATTTATTTACGCATTTTCAAAAAACGAGTAAAGGGCGGTATCATGCTCTATGCGCTATCGATTTCAGTTGTTTTTGGCATGATTTTGAGTTTTTATTTGTCAGCGATAGTGGAAAAGCAGAGCGACTTACTCGCCCAAGAATCTTTTTTATACGCCCAACTCATGGCAAAGCTGACTGTAGAAAGACGTTCTGGTAAAGTGGCCGGTCAGCTCCGTTTTGACAAAGGGGTTGTTAGCTATCGATTGCAAGATAAGGTGATACAGGTAACGGTTACCTTAGTATCTGGTGATCGGTACCAGTTCCGAATGCTTAGTGGGTCGCCTTAACTGTTGGATGCGATGATTTGCCTGCCTAGCCGAGTCAAAGTAGGTTCTTTTGTTACCCAGTTAGATTGATTAACAGATAGGCAATCAATGATTCAGTATGGTAAAATAAGGTCTAACATCGGTTGTTATATTTTTCTGCCGTATTTAAAAACCTGAGTATGTTTAAGCATCTTGTGTTTCCAGTCACTAAAACTGGTAGAAAGTAAATCATGTCAATTATTGAAGTAGATTATAAAGAAAATGCAGGTAACATTGCTAATTTGCTTGATGCCTACACGCGTGTTCAAGCACCAGAAGCGATTGAGACACCACGAAAGAAGCTAAGCTTTGCCCTAGTTGTTGATGATGACATCGTCTCCAGGATAACGGGGTCAATCTCGTTTAATGGTTTACATATCGAGTTATTCATGTCTAGTAACCAAGCAAGAGGAAAAGGATATGGCTCTCAATTATTTGCACACATTGAGAAAATAGCGATTGAAAATGGCTGTCATTATATCGTGTTGGAAACGATGAGTTTTAATGCGCCGAAATTTTATCTGGATAGAGGGTTTGACATTATCAAGCAAATAGACGACTCACCTATAAATGGAGAAAAAATGTACTTTATGTTTAAATCGCTAAGGTAGTCATTCTGTTTTGCTGGTTTTTTTGAGATTAGCTTGATCGTTATACTGTTGCTATTCCCTGAAAAGTCAGCTGATAAATGTGGTAAAATAGGAATATGGAAATTACAGAAAAGGCACCAGCCAAGATAAATCTTGGCTTAGATGTGATCAGCAAACGGACAGATGGTTACCATGAATTAGATATGATTATGGCAAGCGTCGACTTGTCAGATCGGATTACAGTGAGAGAACTGCCAGACTCGTCAGACATTAAGCTACAATCTAATTCAAGCTTTGTTCCTTTAAATAAAAAGAATCACGTGTATAAAGCAGCAGCTTTAATCAAGAAAAGGTTTCATATCGAGACAGGTGTTGCTATCTATATCGATAAAAAAATACCAGTAGCCGCAGGTCTCGCAGGTGGATCATCTGATGCTGCGGCCACTTTACGTGCCTTGAATCAACTCTGGCAGTTGGGGTTGAGCTTGGCTGAGCTAGCCAAATTAGGGGAGGAAATTGGGTCGGATGTGCCTTATTGTGTTTACGGTCAGACAGCTCGCGTGACAGGGCGTGGCGAACATGTAAAACCAATCACCAATACTAAGAAACCTTGGGTGATACTTGTTAAACCTGCCTTTGGTGTATCGACACCTGATATTT
The DNA window shown above is from Lactococcus paracarnosus and carries:
- the comGB gene encoding competence type IV pilus assembly protein ComGB: MLDQDLFVLVRRRSKKLSVKQQVKLLKLIHNLLVSGFHLSEMIHFLDHSKLVDQRFVNTMRTSLANGETISQILARLQFSKSVITQVALADYHGDTQQTFALVTQNLASRLRVRQKMIAVSTYPIILVAALVIMVIGLKTYLLPQVETTNLAGWLLYSLPVLVVAGSISLTLSILFLKRYMKRTLPLKLFQNLARLPVIGMFVKCYLTSFYAREWGNLIKQGLEMRQILVLMQVQDDRLFREIGQDLLAAMQLGRAFHEQIASYRFFTAELSLMIEYGEMKSTLGDELLLYSDASWQVFFDRVDTATNLVQPLIFLFVGLMIVLIYAAMLLPIYAQMELGM
- the comGC gene encoding competence type IV pilus major pilin ComGC; protein product: MRVRKWEEKRMMHKKMVAAFTLLEMLIVLMIISILILLFVPNLSSQKTTIKETGNAAVVKVIMSQAELYQLNHSGKVSLKILLEDGNITQQQVDAYHAYYALAKNKGEKPEIPED
- the comGD gene encoding competence type IV pilus minor pilin ComGD; the encoded protein is MRNQKFRRIRAFTLLEALVTLSVSCLIILLFTNTYQDTVHAVRGQLFVLQFENKLKHQQAQAITRSETRSLSATNHVVKMNDQVLETPKETLFSDFNITFKENGNIKSIKAAKIIITLPYEGDKQIIYQLQLGSGQYKKTTS
- the comGE gene encoding competence type IV pilus minor pilin ComGE; the encoded protein is MANIKKQQVRGYILLESLLTMALLAVISTVVLVEVSRSRGTLARQNEKIAVLNLALMAFDSGESSLSQNGVAVKLEKTDKKLVVTHKAQEVVSLELLQEIP
- the comGF gene encoding competence type IV pilus minor pilin ComGF, which encodes MNYYKKYLKAFTLLESLVALLSVSLSVLLIQGMTKLVIQEVAIIRQSRENEWQIFCNLLRREFETTRLEKVSQNFLYVSTEKGSRRYGMKAGTDDFRKTNASGQGYQPLLFGVSCVVISTKQQVVTIKLTFKKGDERTFIYAFSKNE
- the comGG gene encoding competence type IV pilus minor pilin ComGG, which encodes MLYALSISVVFGMILSFYLSAIVEKQSDLLAQESFLYAQLMAKLTVERRSGKVAGQLRFDKGVVSYRLQDKVIQVTVTLVSGDRYQFRMLSGSP
- a CDS encoding GNAT family N-acetyltransferase — its product is MSIIEVDYKENAGNIANLLDAYTRVQAPEAIETPRKKLSFALVVDDDIVSRITGSISFNGLHIELFMSSNQARGKGYGSQLFAHIEKIAIENGCHYIVLETMSFNAPKFYLDRGFDIIKQIDDSPINGEKMYFMFKSLR
- the ispE gene encoding 4-(cytidine 5'-diphospho)-2-C-methyl-D-erythritol kinase, whose product is MEITEKAPAKINLGLDVISKRTDGYHELDMIMASVDLSDRITVRELPDSSDIKLQSNSSFVPLNKKNHVYKAAALIKKRFHIETGVAIYIDKKIPVAAGLAGGSSDAAATLRALNQLWQLGLSLAELAKLGEEIGSDVPYCVYGQTARVTGRGEHVKPITNTKKPWVILVKPAFGVSTPDIFRHVDLATITHPDIDTLEAAVVNADVDKVLQNLGNSLEDVTLDKHPLISKIKSHLTARGADAVLMSGSGPTVFALCHQEKKAHRICDSIKGFCNEVYLVRML